From Danio rerio strain Tuebingen ecotype United States chromosome 2, GRCz12tu, whole genome shotgun sequence:
tactataaataataataattatataaataatattttattaatatcataaTAACTCATTcctcttaaaggggcagttcgcCCAAAATTTGAATACcttcattattaaataaaaatttcactcttcatttgttcaaaacctactcgagatttttttttttttctgttggacacATAAGAAGCAATTTTGATATGCTGGTTAATGCACCCATTGACTAACATCacctttttggtaacactttacttgaagggggttTCTTAAGACTGTTATGAAACATTTGTAAtcatgtgaatgagattttattcATGCTTATGACCAGtgctggggaaagttactttagaaatgaatgcattacaatattgagttattcCCCAAAATAATAACTTGTTGcgttacttatttacttttttatggtAAGTGATGCGCAAGTTACTTTTGAGTTAATTTTCTTACCTGGCTGTGGTTTGATCTGATTTGGGGGGGTTCttcctatttttaaaaaaagatgacctctgcaattaacaacatactgtataaccatcatttacctaaaaaaaacaacaaaaaaaacataaaatttaataatgCTGTCTTCAGAGAACTTCCTGACTCTAGAGCTATACATGATGTATATACAGATTTATGaaagttttttctttcatttctgaaaaataataagaatattccCAAGGCTCTGCCATCTTTCTTTCTGCCTGTTCTTGCATTCTCTCACTGCATGCGGGAGTCAACATGACCACAATTATTTTCATTcagcaatttattattttaaagcaaatgaactaaactaaaaagtaactcacatGACAcgtttaaaaaagtaactcagataatattacttaattttaaaaagtaatgcattactttagtCGTATGCATTACTTTATTACTTTACTTGTAATGCGTCACCACCAACACTGTCCATGACAACTGTGTCATTAGCCCAGTTATGTCATCTTAAATGTAAAGATGATATTGCTTGGGATAAATTTGTTCATATAAAatagtggtcacactttacagtaaggtatcattggttaatgtatttactaacatttactaatacattattaagaTCCAATTTTTTTgcaagttaacattagttaatgcaacttgagtaacatgaactaacaacgaacaactgcattttcattaactgatgttaacTAACATGgatatatactgtaataaatgtattgttcattgtttgttcatgttagtaattgcattaactaacattaactaatacgactttattgtaaagtgttagtcAAGtagtcataacaaacaatgtcatctttgatttaaaatgtcataattgAGCGAATGACAATTAATAACATTTCATATAAGCTTGCATAAAATTTAACTTACATTCAATGATGTGTGTCATGTTATAactataaaggtttcatgacggTCTTATGAAAACCAACTtcatgtaaagtgttaccttattttttcccctactatggaagtcaatagataCCGTCAaccatcatttttatttaaaatatcttttattgtctttgtttaaaaccacatgagggagggTAAATGTCGAGGCAATTTTCATGGTTAACTACTATATGCCTTTAACTTTAGTTCCTCAGAAAGATTCCATCCAAACTAAAAGCTTGTAGTGGGCACTATGTAAACACAGTGACACATTATCCCCTCCCTCCGCTCAATGACATCACAGAGACGCAGAGTTTATAAACTAACCACAAGAATGCAGTGTGTCAGGCGAAAGAGCTGCGAGCAGACAGAGGCTCTTTCTTATAGAGTTTAGCCCAGGAAAAAGACTCAGAAACAGAGCGACTCGACTCCTCCTCTCCCTctcactctctcttacacacacacaggctccaGGTACAGCAGTGAGTGTGTCCTGCGTGACATCCATGCTGAACAGCAGATTGCGTGGCTGAAACCAGGGTTATGTGATGCCCGCAGAGACGTCTGGACTGACCCTGATCAGAGCCGGTAAGGTTTAATGCTTCTGGGCTGAGAAATGATGGATTGCTGGCCTGATGAGCATCTGTTTGTCACATGTGGCATGGCTGAGAAGAGCTAACTCAATTCAGGCCATATGCCCCTGTAACTTCTGAGCTCCTCCGGCATCCTGACTGATGCTCTGCGTAATGGAGAAGCCTGTGGACATGCTGAGAAATATGTCTTTTTCTGATTCTGATCTACAGCACATGTGCATTCTGCGCTGGGACTTGCTCAACTGCGTTCCCAGATCTGACTGATATTGCTGTTGACCTTTTGCAGATTGGTCCTGGCAAAGATGTGGCAGAGCTCATTTTGTTTAGATGGCCGCTTAGAATTTGAAGTCGGAAAAATATATTGGCAAAGTGGGAAGGCAGGAGATACAAATCATTCATGAATATAAACCGGGCAGCGTAAATGAAGGGCAGGTGGAGGCTTATATGGTCGCTTTAAAAGTCCTCcgcttttgtaaatatttccatAATGGGTCAGGCGTATAAGGCAAGTGTTTGAGCTTAAGACAGAtgctttaagttttgtttagCACCGAGCTTCCAACATGAAACTGAGCATAATAAATCCACAGCTTTCTCGTGCTCGTCCTCTTTCTCGCAGACACATTTTTGTGCCCTGTGGGCCTGTGCTGTATTTAGACAGTGTCCTCTCTTGTGTGAGGTTAATCATGTCCCGGTGTTTGTCTTTGCTAAATGTGTTCAATTTGGTTGTGAGCCTCTGAAACAAAATGACGAGCTAAGCTCCTAACAGATTGGGGTTTTGTGATTCAGGAGCTTtggttgaaaataaaaatattataaaaataatgcaatttaagttgattaaagggatagtttttccaaaaataaaaattctgtcaccatgtgtttcaaacctgtttgagtttgttgAACACACTATATATACTGAAGAACtgaagccattgacttccatagtcagTTTTTTTGCtaatatgcacagaagtgtttcttgccatactgataaacttttgctgaacggttaatgtgactttttccaattttatttatttattttttttacactatCAATGTTATAATGtagttaaaatataatcagttaaataaacttctgcatttgtttagttcaatcataaaacaagatgaaaagccATTTAAACGCACGTTCCCATCAGCATTATTaggctagcacagaaactccattgaatattagagtaaaataaatgttcatattttaaagacatgacaggggagtatgtaatttaatgcagtgcttcttgtacattctgagacccactttctACCGTATATTTATCAGAcagtgaagattgctgattttaaagaaaacagaccttaaacttgctgattttgtaatggcatacagttgCGTTTGACCCAGGTTAGTGAAAAATTCTAAGTCGATCTGCATATACCTTATTAGACCATGTTTAAAAAACTGCTGATATCAAGATGTAGTAATTGGTGTACTGTTTTATTTGTTATGTcatttatcatgtttttaatattaaataattcattaaacaaTGCCCACACTTTTGACAAAGGAATATGGATTAAcccatttaattaaattttttgctaattaagcttAATCGGGTTAAGAGTGTGCTATTAAACGCTTGAGACAGCTGCAAGTttagaaaacacatgcaaaaagaaaaacactaacaaattgacaacacacacacacatgcacattctcACAAGAAACGCACCACAAAAAGTGCAGACCACAATGAAAGTGTCAGGCAACCCCAAAAAGTGCtaatacactaccggtcaaaagtttagcaaaagtttagggtcagggttttttttttttttgtattattattttattttttttattaatattaataaaattattctgttcatcaacatggcatttattaattgtaaaaaataaattaatttagtttaattcttatttattaaatatttattaatttcggattgtatgtagtttcaaatgaaattctcCAGTCATTCTTGCTtttatgacaataaataataataatattaacaatcatattaacaataacagtaataattaatattagagggaTTTCTGACTCTGAAGACAGAAGCAATGAAaattcactggaataaattattaatttaaataataaactagttttgaacagttattttatagtgccataacatttcacaattttacaatttgtactaaattttgattaaataaatgcagcctgggTGAGCAGGaggagcttattttaaaacatttaaaattcagACTGTCCCAAACATTTGACCAGTAGTTTGGactgtgtctttggactgtggtgaaacctgaaggaaacccatgcaaacatgcaatctccacgcagaaatgccaactggcccagctgggactcgattaggtgaccttcttgctgtgaggcgacagtgttaaccactgccTTTTACTGAATCATCATTTTTGAATGAATTGTTCCTgtctatacattttttataacatGCTAATCAACACCTACTACCGTAACAATGTAAATTTTCTACATTTGAAGCTGCAAGTTATACCATATTCATACTAGATGCCATATGGTGTCAAGGTGATTTGAAAATGACAGCTGTCAGAAAGCAAGAATCAGTTGCTTTATCTGGTATAATGTATTTAAATGGGGGACAAATGACTCcctgtctgagatgattcacaacATCCTGACAGAAACAGGATGTTTGCTAGCATGTCAGTCACTAGTTCTACCTTACACATGCATCACTGTAAATGGCGATTGAGAATTGATCAGGAAGCATATTTTAATCatgaaacataaaaaagaaataaataaaatgagggcCAAAATAACATAATCTGACACGGTGACTAAGAATATTTTGCAGTTTGAACCTGACATTACTTCAAAAGCACTAGTTTAATTCCTACCATAGAAACAGTAGAGTAATTCTGTGTcagaaaagaaagacagaaataaTTATCATTGTGGTTGAAAAGGCCGAAGCTGTTTCATAACTCTACTTGACATCTTCTCTCCTCAGATCAGTGGCTTGTCAAGAGTTTAAGATCCTCTAATGATTAATTGTTCAGCTCTAAGAGCATTTCTGCAGCGATGCCATAGAAGAACCATTTTGGGTTCCCCAAAGAGTCTTTCAATGAACATTTtgttcactcatttattcattcattcattcattcattttccttctgcttagtctctttattcatcaggggtctccacagtggaatgaaccgctaacttattcagaatatgttttacacagtggattcccttccagctgcaacctagtaccgAGAAACCCCATAAACATTCATATTCACACATAtgcactacagacagtttagtttatttaattcaccgaTAGCATATGCCTTTGGACTGGGGACGAGACTGTGGACCATGTgaacggggagaacttgcaaacagaaatgccaactgacacagccagtacttggaccagcgaccttcttactgtgaggtgacagtgctaaccactgagtcaccatgtcgcccaataaacatttcataaaagatttcatttattttttttgtttcaaagaaCATGAATGATCTACGAAGCATGATGAAGCTTTTGTCCAATGGAAAAGTTAAATGTTGTCCGTGGAATCAGATTTAAATGAGTGTGGTTCAATCTAACAGCCTCTTGAAAACATTGGGAGGAATTTGATTCGATGTGTACAGCAGCATGTCTTTGCATGTAACCGATGTTGTCAGTGATATCGGGAGCTCCATCCTGGCTTTGTGTGTAGCAGAGCGAGTCTTCCTGTTTAACATTCCTCTGTGGATCTGAGAATTACTTAAAGTGATTGTTCTTCTTCAGAAGGCTCGTGCTGAGGAGGTGAAGGATAAGAGTGAAAACGTAGAGCCGAGCACTCTTTAAATCTTACGCAAGCTTGCAGCTAAAACTTCAAAATAGGAAACACGATATGAAGCCTTTCAGCACAAAGCGACTGTGAGATTTTTTTGAAATCGTCTGCTTTTGAGAAGAGAGCTGCCTCTTTGTACAGAGGTGTTTCTCGTATTTAAGAAATTCTGCTGCACCAACAGATTTCCTGTTGTGAAAGTGTATGCAGGAAGCAGGCCAAACACATCACACATATGAATCATGCAGACAAAACAACATGCTGAGGCTTCAGAAAGTCTGTTCAACAACAATAAGGAAACAGTTTATTTGGTTTGATCAGTGTCTTGGTTAATTTGTGAATTAAAAGATTACATCTCCATTTTAAATTGTTAGTTAGATATGATATTTTGTGATATGTTGCTTCATGCGTTTATTCAGACTTAATACATTTAAGTGTCACATATTACATGTTATCTTTCACTTTCAGTCTACATATAATGCATCTATTTTCAAGGCTGTTTTCTCAAATTGCTTTTTTTCATGTGCACTGAGCCACAGATTTCCATTTCAgcagcatttacacacacacacacacacacacacacacacacacacacacacacacactcacactcacaccaGACTTTACGGTTTTATTGTATTCTGACACAGTGCTTTCTTTGTAAATCAGAGCTGCACTTAAGCCCgaaattattcatattatattatccaatatataatattcatataATCAAAATCATAATTCCGGCTTCACTGTATatcaatttatttcattttatttatttattgtgattttgCAATGCAGAGTGTTAAAAAGAGATATTCAAAAACCTCTCTCTAACTACATTTAACGTGTATGTATTAACAAGACTATGTATGCAGCATGATATTGCATACACtgataaaaatgattcattggactTACTAAATTTAAAGGTACAGTGAGTGatagcaaacaatttatatggactgGCTTTTAAACAGATTTAGTTGCACATTAGTaaattcaatttgtttgttttaaatcaagcccatataaattgtttgcaatcactTACCCTAaactttagtaaatccaatgaataattttttttagtgtacagttgaagtcagaattataagccccccttcaaattttttttagaagtgtcttaaaaaatatctagtcaaatattatttactgtcatcatggcaaagataaaataaatcagtaattagagatgagatattaaaactattatgtttagaaatgtgctgaaaacatcttttctctgttaaactgaaattggggaaaaaaataaacagggaggctaataatttagggggataataattatgacttcaactgtatgtattcaGAATAAGAGTCATTGGTGTATTAAAACAAAATActtatattaaaacataatttctATAGTTTTAAACCTAAAGAAATCCAAACTTCATTATTAAGCTTTGAAACTGTCATGAATTTGTTTCGAAAGATGATTAAGAGCTTGTAATAAAACTCACAAAGTCATACAATTAACAAccaaaagcttttttttgttatatcacatttaacattaGTTTCAGAGCAGTTtctaatgtttaaagttttacagATGTTCTTAATTCAAGGAATTTTATTACATAATTAATTGATCCTAACTGGCTTAGTTGGCAAAGCATTGTTTAATAGCACAAAAAAAGCTTGCATTTTAATAAAAGAGCAACATTTTTACAGCATCTTTATATTTATTGGCATTTAATGAGTTTAATCTGACTGAATTTAAAACTTAAAGAACAAAAATGAACTTTATTGCATTCACAACATTACACTTCTGTTGTTTGTCAGCTGTTATCTGGAATCTGTCACAGTGTATCTTTTTATCATTGCGGTATGTGTTTTGACATCTGTGTGTTTCTAGATGACTATACCAGTTCCTCTGTTcattaaaatgatgtattttctcttgttttataatgtatattcatcttttaatctttattatattGATAACGACAGGACAAATGAACAGATAATAATGGTGATAATTTAGGGCTgatagttgtttttgttttttaattacattgtGGTGACTTCTAATTAatagaaaattatttataaattaaaataattgcaagCTAAATTTGCATAAGAAATTACCCTAGGGGTCATGTTAAATGCAAAAAGCATCATTTACAAAAAGTAGctttagaaataaattattaatttgattCAATATAGACTTGATTTCAAACATAATCTTTGTAGACAAAATTTAGTGCAGATGTATTTACAGAATAGTAACTATATATTGTCCTTAACAATATCTTTAATGGTACACAAAAGAATGACAtccataaaacataaataaaggatTCTCTAGAATAGATTAATAATGTATAACAATGCTGAAaaagactgaaaaaaatatataatatgctttattttattgGACTTTTATAGAGCGCAAAAAAGGTATTCAGGCCCACCTGGTTaaagaggtggttcttttttctccaaAAATGTAACCTTTTTACAGtcattcgcctcattttctatttaactatgaagTCCAGTATTTATAGTTTAAATAgctactgcattttagtgacattttaagaactATTTATTTCTGGATTAGTTTGTCGGGTAgttatcataaccacactttttaatgaAGGCTAccaaaacatttcagaaaaatTTAGAATAAAGGTATATGACAAGTATTAtttcaacactttatttttatcatatatCGTTAGGAAAAAATGAATCTATTAAGGAATCTGCTTTTTAAGGCTAAGTAacctattgtcatttataaattaaataacaaactggccagcacattcaactttcctcagtcagaatttggccaattgaataataaaaacattaaacataataataataataataataataataataataataataataataatgttgtagaGCTTCCCAAATTTTCTAGCCTTTtttgtaaaaaagtacatttgaaaattcatgaatAACAACAAAagcctaattagtattaaaataacCTTTGCTTTATATGTAAAATGCTTTACATTTTACTTTGGTGCTTTACACCTTTTCATTTTTTCTTCAAAGACagaggtccaagatttagaataaaagtctccatttaaaaacaatacagtaggtcaGTAGTGAAAGAGAACTTCACTCACATCAGAAGTCTTAAAACCTTCTTCGATAACCTATTTTCAACATTTATAATGGCAAAGCAGTCAAAATAGCATGAATGAGCTCATGCAAAGACAAatactggacctttgtcagtagagggtgggtctttcgaaccaccccaaccccccctggctacgggcctggaattaatatgtaaatattcaacacaaaatgatttttaaatcgAGTTTACATACATAAAACTTAATATATATCTTGACCATTCATTTGAAGATTGATTTTAGACCTGCTTTGACTGGTTTATCTGTGCATTCATGATTCCAGCATGTCCTGCAACATTGATGTGAGTCTAAATACACAAGAGACATGAAGTCACTGGAGAATCTATAGCTGACTTAACTTctgctctttctctctttctctctctctctctctctctctctctctctctctctctctctctctctctctctccagaaaTGCCCTCATTCCATCACATCTGCGAGAGTCAGCGCAGCAGAGACTAAAATAGAGTTGGATTCTCCAGAGGGTCTGAAGCTGAGAGGAATCCACCCAGCATAAACACGACCCACCATCCTCAATCCTCACCAGATATCAATCGTCAGAAGTCCAAGAGAAACGGTTTACGAGCGATGCTTTGTTGTCAGAGCCCAAAGGCAAGGCGTTTCATGAGATGAACACTGTAGTTTGGGATTAAAGCAATAACCGTGCGTACATGAGGATCCATCATACTACAACCAACTTGTGTGATATTTCTTCAAGATGGGACCTTCTGTGATGTCAGGAAACATTCAACAGGCCTGAATTACACTTAAACCGGACACTTTCTTGATCCTCAGATAATAATCTATGCTAATTACTGCTTTAATCAGATCTACGGTGGCTTTACATCTTAGAACGCATTGGATTTGATCTGGGAAGAACTCCCGCTCAACCATGAAGGAGGCGATCCTGCAGTTTCTGAATGATGTATGGAGCGTGGCTTCGGTCAAGCATGAGCAGGGTGTCTACAACACGGTTTGTCTTGTTGTTCTTCTGACTCTGCCGCTGGTTGTGCTCTTCACATCCGTGCTGGTCTGCTGTCACTGTTGTTGCTGTCGTAATGCTGGAGGATGCCGCTGCTGTGGACAGAAGGGTGAGACCTCGGTCACAAATGTGAAAtctgaaaagaagaagaaaaagaaaaacggcGGCCAGAACAGCGAGGACTTGTGGATCTCTGTCAAAGCAGATCCCATGAGTAGTGACAGACTGGCACTCACTATGGTGTAACGTGTTGAgcagttttctatttatttatcctTGTGGTACAAGTAAAGGTACAAATGTGGGTTTACTGAAATGTGCCTGAATGTAATAACTGTAGAGAGACGAAGTTCTGAAGTGAATGAATGCGTGGGAATATGCTGTATGATGTGTGTTTGGTCAATGAAAGGTTTTCACAGTCCATGTTTGGTAAAAagaaatacatatacagtatgtgcaATACATAAGGCCTTTATTGCTGGCGTTTAACACATCATGACTAAACAAAGGTGGCCAGTTTGATCATGTAAAAACCATGCCTTAGACTTATGGTTTCGGTTTGACTGGTTGACAATAGGGCTTGGCGATTTGGCcttaaatcaaaatcttgattaattgaacatgtttaactcgattacaattaatgaGCAATTATTTTTggctataaattttttttttcgccCTCTCCGCATGACCTACACTCGTCaatgctaccaagctgaccaaacGAAGAGCTTGCGCTATACGTTGTCGTGACATGTAGTTAAACGCGGCGTCAGTCACGTGAGGGGTACGCGCAGAATTGCCACACATGGTAgggataataattttaaaaattgtcctttaaaaatttgattgattataaGTTGTGTATGTCgttttcaattacttttcgattaatcgtccAGCCCTATTTGACAATGAAATTGGCCCTTTTGTTCATGTGACCACATCTGTTCATTAacagttttccatttatttatggttgtgaattgcatgaTGGGACCTTTATCTCTGCtatgtcaacttttgatgttgaaaattcaactctacagtttaacaaagggactttcccagcaggcacacaacatcataagacgttaatattaggttcgaTTCAGGTCATGATGtgaggtgaccaaaattcaatgtctagccagcatctaagtacaatgttattttgacgtccaaaaaTAGAGTCAAACTACcttgatatttggtttattttacaatgtgttggaaagtgaccaaaatccaacatctgatagacgtcatagtggtaacgtctacacaacgtcaccgtgtaacatgattagacgttgatatttggttgattttaggttggacctTGGACCTTGGTTCTGATGTCAACcatattttcatttccaaacaaaatccaacatccctaTGACAATGGGGTACAATGTCACTATGAAGTCATggtgatgtcctgtgcctgcagggttttATCAACATTTTAGTAGTCTGAAATATAAAGTATAAGAAATAATGTATAGacaaataagtctgtaaaataacgtactggcagtttattacacaggttttgtagcgtaatatacaacaccaacccagacaatatataaatttaaactattaaaatgttaataaaagtctctttttggaacttttcaaggttaaaagtcattggaggaaagatcaatgttccatattgcaattcaaaagcataaacaagcagggaaaaataaaatttataaaatcaTCGACTACtaaatatgaaaaactgctaatttacagatatttttagtgTGTAGGGCTGTTGAAGCTACAGTAAACATGACTTGGTGGTGCTAAAGCAAAAAACTCTCTAGCTGAGCACATATTATTAATGAGCAAGAAGATTCACTGAGCCAAGATTGCTGCATCTCAATTCGCAtactttaagagttcacactttttGATATTGATTgacaaatgttagcaggtttggcatgctatcctgggagagaaccttaagctcggagatagttgagcacagggctcccgcctggtcagtaGAGCATGTAAGGgaagtacgagatcaggtggttctcgaaaGCTCCCCGTGGTAAAGAAGGAAAGGAGGAGAatgggtggatggggggtttcttctgAAAACGAAGGTTAGGGAGTATTTCTAGCTAGACTACTTaaagtgagtttggattaatctgattggctgtagatGGGTGACCAGCTCCAGTCAATCAtgtcacatgctcctctcaaactTAGTTTGAAAAACTTCACTTGTATAACTTCACATATAAGCCctaaaaatgttacttttttgtaaagggaaaatatatacttttgagtgtgtaacaatAGAGTATGAACACTTTGGGACACACTGCTTTCTCATTAACAGATCATCGTGTTGCTTAGTTATGACCCCTAGCTGTCATATTTCATTTGCTACCTTATTGGaaaagcagcagcaggataatctgcaATTCACCAGTCTTTCATGctgagaaatctcctcaggtgtttgtataattatgcattcagacatTAAAATCCAAACATGTCTTTGTATAAgctcagtattgttgttgcagatgaaatataacacagaaaacacaatattttccagtgggctagataataattaacagtcatacaaacaacTTTACCAAAGCATCTCTACTTGGTCTTGCGTGTCCGCcatgtttgcagtttatttacacttttcacatgttgtagttctaatcgaattcaaGTCCAACGTGCAATgtactgtgggcaatatcagcggttagagtatgAACGGTTCTACACTTAAACTTTTTCTGGAAATAGTCAACAATCCAGCAACATTTAACGTACACCTTTCAACATACTACGATTTGGGACAtgctattttatttacaaatactatttaggaaggatagtatgtgaattgggatgcagcagaTGATTGTGGAGCTGCTTGTTCACACAAAGAGCTGTATGATAAACGTGACAGTGATTATAAAAATGCAGACAGTTCTTCATTGCTGGTGCTAAAGTGAACTATTAATGATTTACTTGCCAGTAAACAAATACCATGTGAGTAGATTTAaccagcacataaacacagcctCTTTCTTCTGTGTAACAAGCAAGTGTCAGAAGTTTAAAGTTGCACAGCGCCACTTGTGTAAAGGagtattctttatttttattaagcatCATCTAATATCAGGGAGTCATTTTGTACTTTCACTTTGTTCATCCCTAGTGATAAACATCTGAGTTGACAATGTGCACGAGCAAAAATTAATGTGTGCATGAGCCTTTACCTGTGGTTCTCAGTTCTGGTCCTTGGGCCCCCCTGgcctgcacattttgtatgtttttcttaTTTGACACACA
This genomic window contains:
- the kiaa0040 gene encoding uncharacterized protein KIAA0040 homolog isoform X1, producing MKEAILQFLNDVWSVASVKHEQGVYNTVCLVVLLTLPLVVLFTSVLVCCHCCCCRNAGGCRCCGQKGETSVTNVKSEKKKKKKNGGQNSEDLWISVKADPMSSDRLALTMV